A single Musa acuminata AAA Group cultivar baxijiao chromosome BXJ2-1, Cavendish_Baxijiao_AAA, whole genome shotgun sequence DNA region contains:
- the LOC103974979 gene encoding uncharacterized protein LOC103974979 produces the protein MSTGQRTHLGDPSAARTHLVGTPGDHPSRVEPQDERPATASKQYWRLFNDPGLSSPDATVVPPSVSPEAFHDLAHQVRTLAGVVQAIVPLIPRPADQPLHQRESAPREHASLPGAPPSPRNQTTGSEIGRPSKGELGTDGYQWSPFATKIQDQAIPPQFRLPSLDTYDDAADPADHVAAFRAQMALYETSDALMCRAFPMTLRGPDRAWYGNLKAGTISSFDQLARDFELNFLAYARPKLSAALLLGLNQGEDETLSHFLDHFTTQIRGLSDAHPSLLMQAFMIGLRPSRFFWSLVERPPTTVPEMLQRASQFVTAETLMAGRPRGHKGTKSEPPRQQQPATSRRRSDRPDPPTLRPPLPALNSSRTDIFLHIREKGLLKEPYPMRNPRALADQSKYCRFHRQRGHDTEQCRELKRQIEELIRRGHLDQYLHPNKESSPRPEGPVERHIDVISGGPASGGDSMARKKAYARAASAEAPRYAPGPSITFPAKMHEQAEHDDALVISARVANAQVKRIMVDTGSLADILYFDAYQKLGLPRDSMKPVSSALTGFTGDSISPLGAITLPLTLGVPPRSRTTMTTFLVIDLPAAYNAILGRPTLNKIRAVVSTYYQTVKFPTPAGTGETAGSPRESRRCYLTAVSLPKRPRAKPPLADHQEIQKSAPHVGPRGTTVAVPLQEDRPEQTIRVGSELPEQEREQLIGLLQENADVFAWSPSDMTGVDPEVALHHLSISSDARPIKQKLRRQAPERQIAVLEEVTRLLKAGFIKEAEYPQWLSNVVLVKKANGSWRMCVDYTGLNKACPKDCYPLPRVDQLVDATAGHTRLSFMDAFSGYNQIRMAPEDQEHTAFITDQGVYFYKVMPFGLKNAGATYQKAVNKMFARQIGRNIEVYIDDMIVKSQEARTHLADLAEAFAILRRVGMRLNPAKCAFGVMTGKFLGFIVHERGIDADPEKLQAIINMQSPRTIKDLQRLNGKLVALSRFLARSGDRCFPFFRALKNPKGFQWTAECEVALQQVKQHLANLPRLSSVSPGEKLSLYLAASPHAVSSVLVKESSGDQLPVYYTSHVLSGPEDRYPPIEKLALALVLSARKLRPYFQAHPVEVVTDQPLRLVLSKFDVAGRLLKWAVELGEHDVQYVPRMAIKAQSVADFIAELTQDGSGSLAQTPEAWVLHVDGSANSKGVGAGLVLRAPGGRTFERSLRFGFRATNNEAEYEALLAGLRLALEMQVDVLHVLTDSQLVAEQLSGGYEARDPTMAKYLAQVRNLTAKFHHFTLSNVPRGENERADTLAKLASKPAPKVGPEVEELPARAFEVAVAAASNVSSWVQELLHFKRDGILPPDKASARRLLRTQVWYIEAGGWLYKRSFSYPLLRCLEPDEAQTVLAEVHEGACGEHIGGRILAHKVLRQGYYWPIMCRDARTHVQRCTSCQEHARTPRLPAVPLTPIDCAWPFAKWGLDILGPFPLAAGQQRFLIVGVDYFTKWVEAEPLATITAQQVEKFVWKNLITRFGLPTTIITDNGPQFASQRFREFCARHGIRLKYSSVAHPQTNGLTEVTNRSILDGLKRRVSAARTT, from the exons ATGTCAACTGGTCAGCGGACCCACCTTGGCGATCCCTCGGCTGCGAGGACGCACCTGGTCGGGACCCCGGGGGATCATCCTTCGCGGGTGGAGCCGCAAGACGAGCGCCCCGCTACGGCTTCGAAGCAATATTGGCGCCtattcaatgacccgggcttgtcgtCGCCCGACGCCACTGTCGTACCCCCATCCGTTTCCCCTGAGGCCTTCCACGACCTTGCCCACCAAGTGAGGACACTGGCGGGTGTGGTGCAGGCCATCGTTCCGCTCATCCCCCGGCCAGCGGACCAGCCCTTGCATCAACGAGAGTCTGCCCCTCGGGAGCACGCGTCGCTCCCCGGGGCCCCCCCGTCGCCTCGAAACCAAACGACCGGCTCGGAGATCGGGAGACC GTCGAAAGGGGAGCTTGGAACGGATGGATACCAATGGTCCCCATTCGCGACCAAAATTCAAGATCAGGCCATCCCACCGCAATTTCGGCTCCCATCCCTGGACACCTATGACGACGCCGCCGACCCTGCGGATCACGTAGCCgcgtttcgcgcccaaatggcgctatacgaaACTtctgacgccctgatgtgcagagcATTCCCGATGACTTTGAGGGGACCGGACCGCGCGTGGTACGGCAACCTCAAGGCGGGAACCATCtcctccttcgatcagctcgcccGGGACTTCGAACTCAACTTCCTCGCTTACGCCCGCCCGAAGTTGTCCGCggcgttgctcctcggactcaaccaagggGAAGACGAGACCCTTTCCCACTTCTTGGATCATTTTACGACGCAGATCCGAGGGCTCTCGGACGCTCATCCTTCCCTAttaatgcaggcattcatgataggcttacggccctccaggttcttctggtccctaGTAGAGCGACCCCCCACGACTGTGCCCGAGATGCTTCAGAGGGCGAGCCAGTTCGTCACTGCGGAGACGTTGATGGCCGGGAGACCCAGGGGACACAAAGGGACCAAGTCAGAGCCGCCTCGACAGCAACAGCCTGCAACATCCCGGCGTAGGTCAGACAGGCCCGACCCGCCGACTCTGAGGCCTCCTCTCCCAGCTTTGAATTCATCCCGAACGGATATATTCCTTCATATAAGGGAGAAGGGACTGCTCAAAGAACCCTACCCGATGAGAAACCCCCGGGCTTTGGCAGACCAATCGAAATACTGTCGCTTCCACCGGCAACGGGGGCACGACACTGAACAGTGTCGGGAGTTGAAAAgacagatcgaggagctcatccgtaGGGGGCACCTCGATCAGTATCTCCACCCAAACAAAGAATCATCGCCACGCCCGGAAGGGCCCGTCGAGCGACACATCGACGTAATATCGGGCGGCCCCGCGTCCGGGGGGGACTCCATGGCCCGAAAGAAGGCATACGCCCGAGCCGCCTCAGCTGAAGCCCCCAGATACGCGCCCGGACCCAGTATCACCTTCCCGGCCAAGATGCATGAACAGGCCGAACACGACGACGCGCTCGTGATATCAGCCAGGGTTGCCAACGCACAGGTGAAAAGAATCATGGTCGATACCGGGAGCTTGGCTGACATACTATACTTCGACGCCTACCAGAAGCTCGGCCTACCCAGAGATAGCATGAAGCCGGTGTCCTCAGCGCTCACCGGCTTCACCGGCGACTCAATCTCACCACTAGGGGCGATTACTTTGCCCCTGACCCTGGGAGTTCCACCGAGGTCAAGGACAACGATGACCACCTTCCTGGTCATCGACCTCCCGGCTGCGTACAACGCTATCCTCGGCCGGCCGACACTCAACAAAatcagagccgtcgtctcaacCTACTATCAAACCGTGAAGTTCCCGACCCCCGCCGGGACCGGAGAGACCGCAGGAAGCCCTCGGGAGTCCCGGCGCTGTTACTTGACCGCTGTCTCGTTACCTAAGAGGCCCAGGGCCAAACCACCACTGGCGGACCACCAAGAAATACAGAAGTCGGCTCCCCACGTCGGGCCAAGGGGAACCACGGTCGCTGTACCGCTACAAGAAGATCGCCCGGAACAGACGATCAGGGTTGGGTCAGAATTACCCGAGCAAGAACGAGAACAGCTCATCGGCCTCCTACAAGAAAACGCTGATGTCTTTGCTTGGTCGCCCtctgacatgacgggcgtcgacccggAAGTCGCCCTGCATCACCTCAGCATCTCCAGCGATGCTCGCCCGATAAAACAAAAGCTGAGACGGCAAGCCCCTGAACGGCAGATAGCCGTACTAGAAGAAGTAACTCGCCTCTTGAAGGCTGGCTTCATAAAAGAAGCCGAATACCCgcaatggctgtccaatgtagtccttgtcaagaaagcaaatggaagctggaggatgtgcgttgactacaccggcCTTAACAAGGCATGCCCGAAGGACTGTTATCCCCTACCAcgggtcgaccagctggtcgacgccacGGCAGGCCACACCCGCCTCTCTTTCATGGATGCCTTCTCgggctacaaccagatcaggatggctccTGAAGATCAAGAGCACACGGCCTTCATCACCGACCAAGGGGTCTACTTTTATAAAGTTATGCCCTTCGGACTAAAAAACGCCGGCGCGACATATCAAAAAGCGGTGAACAAAATGTTCGCCCGCCAGATCGGACGAAACATCGAGGTGTATattgacgacatgatcgtaaagagccaaGAAGCCAGGACCCACTTAGCCGATTTAGCCGAAGCTTTCGCTATACTCCGCCGGgtcggcatgcggctcaaccccgcaAAATGCGCCTTCGGCGTCATGACAGGgaagttcctcggattcatcgtgcACGAAAGAGGGATCGACGCCGATCCAGAAAAGCTCCAGGCGATCATCAACATGCAATCACCTCGGACGATCAAGGACCTGCAGCGCCTCAACGGGAAGCTCGTCGCCTTGTcccgcttcctcgcccgatcAGGGGATCGTTGTTTTCCCTTCTTCAGGGCACTAAAGAACCCGAAAGGTTTCCAATGGACGGCGGAATGCGAGGTGGCCCTCCAGCAAGTAAAGCAACACCTAGCCAACCTCCCTCGACTCTCCTCGGTCTCACCTGGTGAGAAGCTGAGCCTCTACCTGGCTGCCTCTCCGCACGCAGTAAGCTCCGTCCTGGTCAAAGAAAGCTCCGGCGATCAACTCCCGGTCTACTACACCAGCCACGTCCTTAGTGGTCCCGAGGATCGGTACCCCCCGATCGAGAAGTTGGCGCTCGCCCTCGTACTGTCCGCCCGGAAGCTGCGCCCTTATTTCCAAGCTCACCCGGTGGAGGTGGTTACAGACCAGCCGCTTCGACTGGTCCTGTCTAAGTTCGATGTCgcaggacggctcctcaaatgggcggtggagctcggcgaacatgacGTTCAATACGTACCCAGGATGgctatcaaagcccagtccgtggccgacttcatcgcggagttAACCCAGGACGGGAGCGGGAGCCTCGCACAAACCCCCGAGGCCTGGGTCCTGCACGTCGACGGATCAGCCAACTCAAAAGGTGTTGGCGCAGGGTTGGTGCTCCGGGCCCCCGGTGGGCGGAcattcgagcgttccctccgcttcggatTCCGTgccactaacaacgaggcggagtacgaggcgctcctggcaggactcagactggccctcgagatgcaggtggacgTCCTTCATGTGCTTACGGATTCCCAGCTGGTGGCCGAACAACTTAGCGGAGGATACGAAGCCCGCGAcccaaccatggcgaaatacctggcacAGGTGAGGAACTTAACCGCGAAGTTCCATCACTTTACGTTGTCTAATGTCCCGAGGGGGGAGAACGAGCGCGCCGACACGCTGGCTAAGCTAGCCTCAAAACCTGCTCCCAAAGTCGGGCCGGAGGTCGAGGAGCTCCCTGCCCGCGCCTTCGAGGTCGCGGTCGCGGCTGCCAGCAACGTGTCCTCCTGGGTACAAGAACTGCTACACTTCAAACGGGACGGAATTCTTCCGCCCGACAAAGCATCAGCCCGGCGCCTGCTTCGCACACAGGTGTGGTATATCGAGGCAGGCGGATGGCTTTACAAGCGGTCTTTCTCGTACCCCCTCCTGCGGTGCCTGGAACCCGACGAGGCGCAAACCGTCCTGGCAGAGGTGCACGAGGGCGCCTGCGGAGAACACATCGGCGGACGGATCCTAGCACATAAAGtactccgccaaggctactactggccgatCATGTGCCGGGATGCGAGAACGCACGTACAACGGTGTACCTCATGCCAAGAGCACGCCCGCACGCCTCGGCTCCCCGCAGTCCCGCTAACTCCTATCGACTGCGCGTGGCCATTTGCGAAATGGGGTTTAGACATCCTCGGGCCTTTTCCTTTAGCCGCAGGACAGCAGAGATTCCTCATCGTCGGCGTGGactatttcacaaagtgggttgAGGCCGAACCATTGGCGACGATCACGGCGCAGCAAGTAGAGAAGTTCGTATGGAAAAATTTGATTACTCGGTTCGGCCTGCCCACGACCATCATCACAGATAACGGGCCCCAGTTCGCAAGTCAGAGATTTCGGGAGTTCTGCGCGAGACATGGAATCCGCCTGAAGTACAGCTCGGTCGctcaccctcagacgaacgggctaacggaggtaaccaaccggtccatcctagacgggctcaaaagaaggGTATCCGCGGCTCGGACTACCTAG